NNNNNNNNNNNNNNNNNNNNNNNNNNNNNNNNNNNNNNNNNNNNNNNNNNNNNNNNNNNNNNNNNNNNNNNNNNNNNNNNNNNNNNNNNNNNNNNNNNNNNNNNNNNNNNNNNNNNNNNNNNNNNNNNNNNNNNNNNNNNNNNNNNNNNNNNNNNNNNNNNNNNNNNNNNNNNNNNNNNNNNNNNNNNNNNNNNNNNNNNNNNNNNNNNNNNNNNNNNNNNNNNNNNNNNNNNNNNNNNNNNNNNNNNNNNNNNNNNNNNNNNNNNNNNNNNNNNNNNNNNNNNNNNNNNNNNNNNNNNNNNNNNNNNNNNNNNNNNNNNNNNNNNNNNNNNNNNNNNNNNNNNNNNNNNNNNNNNNNNNNNNNNNNNNNNNNNNNNNNNNNNNNNNNNNNNNNNNNNNNNNNNNNNNNNNNNAAAGAATATGCCACTGTCAGTAGCACTTCAAGAGCATCTGCTTGAGCTTTATTGGACTTGGCAACATCCTTGGAATTACATCATCCACAAGGAAGTGTTTTCCCGTGCCTTTCGGAGCAGAACATATGATAGATACTGCACACCATTGCTTCTTTCGGCTATATTTGCTCTTGCTTGTCGGTTTTCGGATTGCAAAGAACTACGCACTGTTGGCGAAGACCCCAACACCGCTGGATCGGCTTTCTTTGAACAAGCCAAGATTTTATTTCTATACGAGAGTCAAGCGCCCATCATTGCCACTGTCCAAGCGGCAGCTCTGATGAGTATGAGAGCATTGTCAGATGGTCAGGAAGCATTGGGTTGGTTATACTGCGGTATGTAAAAATCACAAACCCGGCGATCTGGCTTATTGACCTATTGTAGGTAATGCGGTCCGCATGGCGCTAAATCTTGGGCTGAACATTGATTGTTCCCAATGGGTGACATCAGGCCTTATcagtgaagatgaagctgaagtcAGGAAGGTGACATGGTGGGGGTGTTTTGTCCTCGACAAGTACGTTTCCACCTTTGATATAAAGTTCCCATTATAACTTGCTTCAGGCTCTTCTCAATTGCAGTGGGTAGACCTGGATGCACCAGAAAATCTCACATTACGTGCCCGAAACCAAGTTTGAGTCATGAGGTCGAATTCGAGCCTTGGAATCCAAATCTTGGTTCTGCTCCGGTTGTTTCAGCAACAGTAATGCCAAGCCGTGCTGTCTCGACTGGGCATTACGCTGCGGAATGCTTGTCACTTGCTTCTGAAGCCATGGATCAAATGTTTGGCGTTCCATTATATATCCCTGGTTTCGTTCTGTGTCACTTACTTGTGTTAGATATGCACCAAATAGTGGACTATCAGCCAAAGAAGTGGAAGATGTTGTCGCCAGAACAGACGTTGAGTTACGCGCACTCTATCTGAGCCTACCGAGTCATCTCCGGCTGCCACCGTCACTTCAGTCACCCATACCTGCCCATATATATCAATTACAGCAAGTTCAGACGTCGACTCTCATAGGCATGCCAGAACTAACCTCGAGGCTTAGCATGCAATATCATGTTAACCTTATCTTATTACACCGACCTCTCTTAGAAGTGTCTCCAGGTATTCGCAAGTGCCATTCGACGTTGCCTTCCTGGCAAAGCCCGCATATAAAGACTTGCCGGGAATCAGCGTCGGAGGTGGTAAAGCTTTTGCGTTCATATAACCAGCATTATACGTTGGTAAGTTTCTCCCACCTATTCTTCCTGCTTTCATGTATATTTGGCTAATCGAGCATTACATGCAGCGATATGCATCTTTGGCCACTGTCCAGGTAGCTTTCACAGCCGCTATCGTCCACCTAGCTGATATCGAAAATTCATCGTACAAACAACATGCTATACGAGATTTTGAAACTTGTCTCAATGCGttggaagagatgagatCCACATGGTCCGCGTGGAGTTCAAAGGCCTTACGGGAAATCCACAATGTTCAAGAAGAATGGTCTATAGTGGATTGTCTGGGGACGTAGGGTAAAATCTGCCTAATGTGGAATTTCAGTTCATGGGTACTATTACTTATAACATTCATAATACAGTAGTAACTTTGTGCATTCTACATCGCGATATACTTGTTAAAGCCAAACCAATATACCCTATCTTTGGCAACCTGCCAGATCGTAGTGACGGTTGTCTATATCATTGTCGGAATTATTGTTTACTATTATTGCGGTTCATATGTTGCACCGCCTGCCCTCGGGTTGGCTAGCCCCCTGTGTAACAGCTGCACCTAACCATTACGCCATGAGGCAAAAGATTGGCCAATAACTGCTATTGTAGCAATTACAGTGGTGTATACAGCTGcttatagaagccttacaGCGCTGTTACGGGCACGAATTGTAACACCCTGATTAAGAAgattaataagtaataagctaattagagttaaattacttatagataggattataatactCTAGGAGCTATTATAATTTAAGGTTACTATAATTTAACCACTCTAATAATCCCTTTAAattacctttagtatataaattatatttattttattataatcctagcAGTTATgttatttaaaagttaaatgCCAGTCTAGCAACGCATAAAGTGAAGCCAAAGGCCTTAAAGCAAGATAACAAAATAAGGTCTTTATtttcaacacaacacaataTAAGGCGTCATACACTATGCCAAAAAACACAATAACCTTAATGTTAAGTCTCAGCAGACCACACAGCTGCTGCCTTGAACCTTAAGATCTAACTGAACAAGTGGCCTTAATCCATGAGCATAAAGAAGATGTTTTCCCATCCTTGGCAGCAGTTATGTTATATATGTCTTATATTTTTCTTCTAATTAGaagtagttattatatactaaggGATtctataagtaattattaagacctagttattaatatttaattaaaaatactaGTAATTCTTAAAATTACTAATAACTCTAAgaattacttaatatatttaactacTACTTTGCCTACCCCCTAACTCTGCCTATTTAgtaatagttttaatattataatagctattaataatatatatactttattttactaattatagATTTTAaagatacttagatatatttcttaaggctaagttataaacttaaaaaaaaaaaaaaagttaaaGGAATTTATATTAGAAGTAATATACTAGGgtaaattaacttatagcAGGAAACTTCTATCTTAAGGTGTCTAGATATCTTCACTGAATATGTTGGATGTCGGGAGGGTACTGGCTTTAATGGTATTTGATAAGACATGCATAACCCATAGTTAGCAAGCCGCTTGAATAAAACTTATCAgtaagttctctgtgctgataaaagctctcagccacaagtctcaactgcaaataacacatctcGCTCACAACCTAGACATTATACCACAAGGCCTGACCAATTGCTAGAGCATAAGGCGAATACAACTTATTATCTTCACTCCCTAGCTATTGGTGCCATAATACTGTGACATATTCCCAACGGCCATCATATCCTCAAAGCTGACAATACGATCCAGCTCAAGAAAGTCATTGTTCATCAAAGTTTGAGATATTATGAACAAGTCATCCCTTGAGATTGTAGTTGGGGATTGTGAGTCGACATGCCACTGTTCGTTGCTTAATTGATCTGGATAATGCACTCCGGGTGTCAAGTTATTGACGGTTGGTGGCATATTTGTCTTGGTGGGGGCGTGAATGTTTCGGGCGGCTCCGGAAGTGTCGAGTCTCGAACTGAAAATAGGACCTTCAACTTCAAGGGCCGATACTGAGCCTGGTATGCTTTGGCCTGTAGCTGCTCTCTGGgaatgttggtgttgactcTGCAGGCTGTTGAATAGTTGGTCAAAGAAGTTGGAGGTCTTCCTTGTTTGATCTACCTGTTCAAGACCAGCCCACCGATTAGACATATCTGTCAAGTTATCCATCAGAATTTGGAATTCCTTTGACAAAGGAGCATTGTAGTATTGAGAGTGAACTGCAAGACTGCGTCAGAGATGGCCAGACAAGTCTCCTAGATTCTTACCTAGCAGAGTTCTGGCACTGACGAAAGCGCATATTCCCATTTGTGGTGGCACAGGACGAGCTGATGGGGATCCTCCGAGGTACTTGGTCGTGATATTCGCTGTCTCGATTGCAGCATTGAGGCAATTCTGAGCGCTGAACTGACTAGGTAGATTCAGGCCGAGAAGCTCAGAGTCCGGGTATGCAATACGCTcgtggaggaggatgacagACGTGTTGTGCGTCGCATTGGCTAGTGTCATGCTGGGGTCCATTACGCCAGGCATTATCTTGCGCGATATGCCCGAGTCTTTCCATTGCTGAGGCAAATACATCTTCCAACTACCATTGTCAGTAACAAACACGACTTAAAGACCAACACTTACTGTACTAAACGGAGATCGAGTTCCTTGAACTTGGTCAACCAAAGAGAAACCTCCTGCCTGTTGGTGAAGTCCACGGCAGGTTGCAGGAAGGTCTTCGATATCTGGCTGAGTGAATCGATGGACTGAATGTAATAAGCTAAAGCGCCTATCTTTGATATGTCCCCATGTGTCCTGTCGCTGGCTCGAATGCTATAAGCACTCGCTGGTCGTTCTGCACCACCAGCATTACTTCCAACAGAATAACAAGGACTCGTACCGTGACCGCTTTGTGCTGCAGGCTGGCCCCAATTCCCAAAGTAGGGTGTGACAGCTGGCTCATTATGAAACCAACTCCCGCCGCATATGGGCAGCCTTCGGCGAACATCCTCTGAATCGATGCCTGGATTCCATCTGAGATATGTTAGATAGCTGAGTGAAGAGAGAGCATAGAGATCTCACCCTTTGATAATAGATGAGATTCTATCAAGGATGAAAATATTCCAGAAGATCCGTCTTcgctcctcctcttccagcCAGTCTCGTGGTTCTGGTAGCGATGAGCTATCTGATAATAACCCTCTCTTGCGTTCATGCATTTCAGGTTCGACGGACAATCCCATGTATTCGACTGTTCTTGTCAGAGATCCAACAATGGGCCAGGCTTTTTCCAAGTTGCCATTTCCGATCTGAATCTTTAGTGGAAGTGTTATTATAGTCAGGGAATGTGACGCACCTCTGTAAATGCAATCATAATGAGTGCTTGCAAGTTCTCTGTCCTTAGACCCTCCATTGCACCCATCATCACACTCGTTCGCAGCCTTGACGTCTCGCTACTGATAAAAGTGTCGTCCAGCGGTTTATCATTGATCTCGACATAGCGCAGAGAGGCTATCATCATTGCTTCAAGCACAATCGTCATGCGTTGCTCAGTGTCTCTCTGAACACGTTCATGAAACCCTCTCATGATTACCATTGGGATCCATGGCTGGATATTATCAAAGTGTGCCTCAAGTAGTTTGTCCAAATGGTCCTGGACAATGTCGATCCTGCAAACCGAGGCTTGGCGAGTTCGTTGATGGGTAATATCTCCATTACTGGATTGGTGTTGCTCTTGGGCAATATCTCGCCTTTGTCTCTTGAATAATGCGTGGACCTTTCTGTATGGGTCATATTCATATTGTCTTTTGCGAGTCGGCTCAATGTTTTTATTCAGCTTTTGTAACTCACCAGCGAGCGTAGAAAGGATTGCTTCCAGAGGCGCTGAGCTGCTACTACTTGTTCTATCGGCCGAGAGATGGCAATTTGTGCCTTCAGAGTCTCGTGTGCCCTCCTCAAGGGCTGAGCCGAACAATGCTTTCTCGACCTTTTCTGTCGTTCTCAATGAGCATGCGTCTTGCTGGAGCGCTGGACTTGACTTAGTTCATACCTAATCGCTGATTGAGACTCTCGACAGCGCCGCCTTTCAAGCCTGGCTTCGTCCGACGGTTTTCGTAAACACAAGGTGCGCCTGCATGATGTGAACAAGAGGAACTTCGATGCTAGTCCTGGCTGTTCACTCACCCAATCGCTCACAATTGGAACAAGCTGGTCTCTGTCTGGAACACTTGAGTTTCCGTTTCCGGCAGCCACTGCAAGATGGGAGCTCGGCTTCGGGGGAGTCATCGTGCGACAAATCCATCGTGTCCGGAAGTGTCGTGAAAGTTGGAACGAGGTCGAATCATTTTTACCGTCGGCGAACTTGCCGCTAACATGACTGGCTAGCTGGCTTGGCTCAAATCTGAGTGGATGGCGTCGATGTTGTTTGTTCCCCACTCGACTTTGCTACGATTCATTTGCCAGCTGTATTACCCCGCAAACCGATTCGGTAGCTCactgttggcgatgatgattggTGGTGGCCATAGTGGAATACTGTCACGAGGGTTGTGACAGGGGAGCATTCCCTGCGCTAGAACACATTGGGCACGGGTCTCGCATAATCATCGGCCGATGCTTCAACCGAGGATACCAGGGTACACTCATGCGACACTATTGCTGCCATGGACTCCCCAATCAGGGATATTGATGACCTGGTTCAAAGACGAAATTGCCGGTCTGCAGTTCCACAGGATATTTGAAGACAGTTTGTCGGATACCTGTGCGAGTGACGGCTGTTTACTCCGAAGGAATTTGTCTGTAATTGGTAGAAAAAGGTCCTGTTTCAAGGTTCTATTGGCAGCATGCTCTCTAAATTCAATATTTGACGTATTCTAGAGTCATCGCGACACGCCAGCTGCATCAACTCTTGTTCCAACGCAAGCCGTCACTATGCTCAAACCTCAGGCTAACGCTTCTCGAGAGCTTGTCTCACTGGATGGCGTCTGGAACTTTGCCCTTTCCCAATCAGTCGACATTAACGATGAAAGAGCGTGGGAACGAAACATACCGCCAAAGCTCCAAGTTCCTGTTCCCGCCAGCTACAACGACATTTTCATTGATTCCAATATTCGCAATCATGTTGGTTGGGTCTACTACCAAAGGCGCTTCACCATCCCACTTAGCTGGTCTCAACAGCGTTACTTTCTGCGCTTTGACGCTGCCACGCATCGAGGGCGTGTGTACGTTGATAATCAATTCGTAGCTGAGCATATTGGGGGCTACACTCCATTCGAGGTGGACATCT
The Fusarium oxysporum f. sp. lycopersici 4287 supercont2.62 genomic scaffold, whole genome shotgun sequence genome window above contains:
- a CDS encoding uncharacterized protein (At least one base has a quality score < 10); translation: MPLSVALQEHLLELYWTWQHPWNYIIHKEVFSRAFRSRTYDRYCTPLLLSAIFALACRFSDCKELRTVGEDPNTAGSAFFEQAKILFLYESQAPIIATVQAAALMSMRALSDGQEALGWLYCGNAVRMALNLGLNIDCSQWVTSGLISEDEAEVRKVTWWGCFVLDKLFSIAVGRPGCTRKSHITCPKPSLSHEVEFEPWNPNLGSAPVVSATVMPSRAVSTGHYAAECLSLASEAMDQIYAPNSGLSAKEVEDVVARTDVELRALYLSLPSHLRLPPSLQSPIPAHIYQLHMQYHVNLILLHRPLLEVSPGIRKCHSTLPSWQSPHIKTCRESASEVVKLLRSYNQHYTLRYASLATVQVAFTAAIVHLADIENSSYKQHAIRDFETCLNALEEMRSTWSAWSSKALREIHNVQEEWSIVDCLGT